A genomic stretch from Narcine bancroftii isolate sNarBan1 chromosome 9, sNarBan1.hap1, whole genome shotgun sequence includes:
- the LOC138742911 gene encoding protocadherin-10-like: MLTGKRTWTFTRQVLSFMTMSCFTELISGQIRYTIPEELKHGAFVGNVADDLGLDVRELSARRLRIVTAAPKQYLEVNLGNGILFVNEKMDREQLCGSSFNCFLHLEIVIENPLELYRIEVEIMDINDNFPSFLRKDLSLEIIESALPGTRFPLESAHDPDVGTNSIRTYRLSPNEHFILDVETRSDYSKYAELVLEKALDREQQQTHQLILTAVDGGIPVRSGSALISVIVLDANDNQPVFEQTTYKVSLEENATKGTLVLKLNASDLDEGSNGAIAYTFSRHTPPRVQELFNVDSHTGEITVKNVIDHEEVKNYEFYIQAKDKGGPYAIPAHCKVLVNIVDVNDNAPEVILTSLSSPVMEDAMTGTVIALISVTDQDSGKNGQINCVISQDLPFKIQSSFNNHYTLMTAEPLDREKVSEYNITISAIDSGNPSLSTNKSILLKVSDVNDNAPRFSRSSYTVYVTENNPPGATICSVTAFDPDSNQNAYLSYLILDRTIQGLPSRTYVSINSDNGKVYALRSFDYEQLKDFHIQIQAQDAGFPPLSSTVKVNVVILDQNDNVPVILSPRPNNGSAALQTVPRAVDPGQLVTKIIATDADSGQNAKLSYQLLQATDPTLFNIAVHTGEIRTTRRFRDRDESKQRLLILVKDHGKAPLSATATIIFSIMDMLTEILPEISNLSENTQRNSSLTFYLIISLGSFSFLFIVAIVIISAIKCYQYRNNVRDRSSLFENCCCLLHLNSPDILKTSNINLQVTGSSKAPSDVLEAGGNGPTSQMYYYRVCLTPESAKSDFTFLKPCSPAKSKVGDCKPGTRGVEWCAPKALNNDVSESNSQGKAIKYREWDGNTSQETRVGVAEDQYESNGNERLMPQGVYR; the protein is encoded by the exons atgttgactggaaaGAGGACGTGGACATTCACAAGGCAAGTGCTTTCCTTTATGACGATGTCCTGTTTTACTGAATTGATTTCTGGACAGATTCGCTACACAATCCCTGAAGAACTAAAACACGGAGCTTTTGTTGGGAACGTGGCTGACGATTTGGGTTTAGACGTTCGGGAGCTATCAGCCAGAAGGCTGCGCATAGTTACCGCAGCTCCAAAGCAATATTTGGAGGTAAATTTGGGAAATGGCATCCTTTTCGTGAATGAAAAGATGGATAGAGAACAGCTCTGTGGTTCGAGCTTCAACTGTTTTCTGCATCTGGAAATTGTTATTGAAAATCCTCTCGAACTGTACCGTATTGAAGTGGAAATTATGGATATAAATGATAACTTCCCAAGTTTCTTGAGGAAGGATCTCTCTTTGGAAATTATAGAATCAGCCTTGCCCGGTACGCGTTTCCCTCTCGAGAGTGCTCACGATCCCGACGTAGGAACTAACTCTATCCGGACCTACAGGCTAAGTCCGAATGAACATTTTATCTTGGATGTCGAGACGCGAAGCGATTACAGCAAGTATGCCGAGTTAGTGCTGGAGAAAGCACTAGACCGAGAACAACAGCAGACCCATCAACTAATTCTGACTGCCGTTGATGGCGGGATTCCAGTCCGATCCGGGAGCGCTCTCATCTCTGTTATTGTATTAGATGCCAATGACAACCAACCTGTATTCGAACAGACAACTTACAAAGTTTCCTTGGAAGAAAATGCAACAAAAGGGACGTTGGTGTTAAAGCTGAACGCCAGTGACTTGGATGAAGGCTCAAATGGTGCGATAGCGTATACTTTCAGTCGACATACTCCCCCTAGAGTACAGGAATTGTTTAATGTGGATTCTCACACAGGTGAAATCACGGTTAAAAATGTTATAGATCATGAGGAAGTGAAAAATTATGAATTCTACATACAAGCCAAGGATAAAGGTGGTCCATATGCAATCCCTGCACATTGTAAAGTTCTAGTTAATATCGTAGATGTAAACGATAATGCACCTGAAGTCATTTTAACTTCGCTGTCCAGCCCCGTGATGGAAGACGCGATGACAGGGACAGTAATTGCCCTCATCAGCGTTACCGACCAAGATTCTGGAAAGAATGGGCAAATCAACTGCGTGATTTCTCAGGACTTACCATTTAAAATTCAGTCGTCTTTTAATAACCATTACACATTAATGACAGCCGAGCCTCTGGACCGTGAAAAAGTATCGGAATATAATATCACAATTTCTGCCATTGATTCTGGAAATCCTTCTCTTTCTACCAACAAGTCTATATTGCTGAAGGTCTCAGATGTTAATGACAACGCTCCAAGATTTTCGAGGTCTTCCTATACAGTATATGTCACGGAGAACAATCCACCGGGTGCCACAATTTGCTCAGTGACCGCATTTGACCCAGATTCGAATCAAAACGCTTACCTATCCTACCTGATCTTGGACCGTACAATTCAAGGATTACCGTCGAGAACGTATGTTTCAATCAACTCGGATAATGGAAAGGTGTACGCATTACGTTCTTTTGACTACGAACAACTTAAGGATTTTCATATCCAGATCCAAGCTCAGGACGCTGGATTTCCACCACTTAGTAGTACTGTCAAGGTGAATGTAGTTATTCTGGATCAAAACGATAACGTCCCAGTTATTCTGTCCCCACGCCCAAATAACGGTTCAGCTGCACTTCAGACAGTACCACGAGCTGTGGATCCAGGGCAATTGGTGACCAAGATCATTGCTACAGATGCTGACTCTGGGCAGAACGCTAAACTCTCCTATCAGCTGCTACAGGCAACGGATCCTACCCTGTTTAACATTGCTGTGCACACGGGAGAAATAAGGACAACACGGCGTTTCAGGGACAGGGATGAATCTAAGCAAAGGCTTCTCATCCTTGTGAAGGATCATGGCAAAGCACCACTTTCAGCCACAGCCACAATCATATTTTCAATAATGGACATGCTCACGGAAATCCTCCCTGAAATTAGCAACTTGTCTGAAAATACACAACGCAATTCTAGCTTAACATTTTACTTAATTATCAGCTTGGGGTCCTTTTCATTTCTATTTATTGTGGCCATCGTTATTATCTCTGCAATCAAATGTTACCAATATAGAAATAATGTTCGCGATCGCAGCTCTCTTTTTGAGAATTGTTGTTGTCTTCTGCATCTTAATTCGCCAGATATTTTGAAAACATCCAACATAAATCTCCAAGTTACAGGGAGCTCCAAGGCTCCATCTGATGTTTTGGAAGCGGGTGGGAATGGACCCACTTCACAAATGTATTATTATAGGGTCTGTTTAACCCCGGAATCTGCCAAAAGTGATTTCACTTTCCTCAAACCATGCAGTCCAGCAAAATCGAAGGTTGGTGATTGTAAACCTGGCACACGTGGCGTGGAATGGTGTGCACCTAAAGCTTTAAACAACGACGTATCGGAGTCAAATTCTCAAGGCAAAGCCATTAAGTATCGTGAATGGGATGGAAATACAAGTCAG GAAACACGTGTTGGCGTTGCTGAAGATCAATATGAGAGTAACGGGAATGAACGTTTGATGCCTCAGGGCGTGTACCGCTAG